Within Plasmodium vinckei vinckei genome assembly, chromosome: PVVCY_12, the genomic segment aaatattatttacagCAATTTTAGCAGTACACTTGTAAGGAATAAATTGAAATTGATAAAATGATctccatatatttatatattaaagagTTTGAAAATAGTGTAAATTGCAAAATGTGTATTTATTCATActcatatatgcatttctTAAAACTTATAAATGTTTAATAAGTCCATATATGGCTAAAACCTTTTGTACTTgcttattatttacttgtttactttttttttttttttttttttttttttgactTGGAAAACtgtttgtatataattactAATTTCCTCTTAATAGGAATTATGATATGtctttaaaattgttagagaaatttaattaaaaaaaaaacaattttatacttaataaatatgaaaaaaataaaaaaatacataaatatgttataaaaTACACATCCTAGCAAAATATGCACAAACACATATGCGTGTACACTTTTGTGTTTAGAGCATTTCATcgagtttaaaaaaaaaaggcaAAATACTTCAgagaataatatataaaaaataaataaattgtaaaaataaactaacttatttattttatcatatcaTTATCGAATTGCCATTAAttagtattattatatcGGGATTgtattttacataattattttattttattaaataatctttatttttgtttcattacttgtattttattttttttaattataataaatactaACACCAAACATTTACACCTatcaattattatttttacaaaaatgaGTAAAGAATACTATCACACTCAAGAAGTATTATTGGAAGCCCAGTACAATGATGATATTTTAAAGGAAAATCAATTTAGATGGGTAATacaaaaaaggaataaatatatttaataaataagcaGACTAGCATGGGgagaatatatatgtacatatatatttgactattttttcatttatttatttatttttttctctcaCACTTTCATTCTTAATATGGCTGATCTTAGGTTATGTTCCCTATAAAGTACAAAACATTTTGGGTATGCTGAAAAAAGTTGAAAAAGTTGAAAATAGTTTGACCCTTAGGAGTACCATGTGCAAGCATCGTATCACACTAGGCTATAcattatgatataaatatgtatatatacatacatatttttatttttttatttttagaatTATTACAAAGAAATCGAATCCCTTTTTTGGACAGCAGAAGACCATAACTTCGATAAGGATAAGCCATTTTTGAATACTATGGATCAAACTAAGTTATCTAAATTGCTAGAACTCCTTTGCTTTTACAGTTTAAAGTAAGAAAAATAGCTACCTAGTTCGAAACTCACACACGGGTTTGATCGACACATATGCAAgatgattattttttctaccTATTTTTCTGCCCCTTACAGAGATTTGCACCTACGTGATGAGCAAGCAATCATAACGAGCAAACTACTAGACATAATTCAAATACCAGAAGGTCGAGCCTTTTATGGATTTCAAATGTGCATGGAAAATATACACAATGAAGTATATGCATGTATTTTTGAATCCTACTCCTCAGAttcaaaacaaaaaaaagaaataattgaTAAAGTACTAAAGTATCAAagtgtttttaaaaaacaaacttGGCTATATAACGAATTTGAATCTAACATcccattttataataaactaattcttttatatatatcaaaagTACTTTTTAATGGTGGTCTAAATATAGTATCTAATCATTCTAAAGAAAATGGAATATTACCATGCTTAACTAGTGTATATGATAAGATACAAAGAGATGAATATTTACAAGGAGATTTTTCTGTTATGTGTTGTAaccatttaaataataaattaaaatatgaacatgtattagattattttaaaactgCTGTTGATTTAGAATATGATTTTTGTCTAGAAATGTTAGACTTTGattctttaaaaattacaaaagaTCAagtaaaacaatttttacaatatttaGCTGATACTATGTTAGTCAACTTAAAATATCCCAAACACTACAATGCAAAATATCCATTTACCTGGAAAGAATTCTCTAAGGTAGCTAATTCGTATcaccttttttttcacactATTTATGGTTCCAATTTTTTaccaataatattttttttttttttttttt encodes:
- a CDS encoding ribonucleotide reductase small subunit, putative, with translation MSKEYYHTQEVLLEAQYNDDILKENQFRWVMFPIKYKTFWNYYKEIESLFWTAEDHNFDKDKPFLNTMDQTKLSKLLELLCFYSLKDLHLRDEQAIITSKLLDIIQIPEGRAFYGFQMCMENIHNEVYACIFESYSSDSKQKKEIIDKVLKYQSVFKKQTWLYNEFESNIPFYNKLILLYISKVLFNGGLNIVSNHSKENGILPCLTSVYDKIQRDEYLQGDFSVMCCNHLNNKLKYEHVLDYFKTAVDLEYDFCLEMLDFDSLKITKDQVKQFLQYLADTMLVNLKYPKHYNAKYPFTWKEFSKIIVSENAKNDSVKKSADLYGEKQITFDEDF